The following coding sequences are from one Macaca nemestrina isolate mMacNem1 chromosome 1, mMacNem.hap1, whole genome shotgun sequence window:
- the LOC105473158 gene encoding F-box only protein 44 isoform X1, translated as MAVGNINELPENILLELFTHVPARQLLLNCRLVCSLWRDLIDLVTLWKRKCLREGFITEDWDQPVADWKIFYFLRSLHRNLLHNPCAEEGFEFWSLDVNGGDEWKVEDLSRDQRKEFPNDQVKKYFVTSYYTCLKSQVVDLKAEGYWEELMDTTRPDIEVKDWFAARPDCGSKYQLCVQLLSSAHAPLGTFQPDPATIQQKSDAKWREVSHTFSNYPPGVRYIWFQHGGVDTHYWAGWYGPRVTNSSITIGPPLP; from the exons ATGGCTGTGGGGAACATCAACGAGCTGCCCGAGAACATCCTGCTGGAGCTGTTCACGCATGTGCCCGCCCGCCAGCTGCTGCTGAACTGCCGCCTGGTCTGCAGCCTCTGGCGGGACCTCATCGACCTGGTGACCCTCTGGAAGCGCAAGTGCCTGCGAGAGGGCTTCATCACCGAGGACTGGGACCAGCCCGTGGCCGACTGGAAGATCTTCTACTTCCTACGGAGCCTGCACAGGAACCTCCTGCACAACCCGTGCGCTGAAG AGGGGTTCGAGTTCTGGAGCCTGGATGTGAATGGAGGCGATGAGTGGAAGGTGGAGGATCTCTCTCGAGACCAGAGGAAGGAATTCCCCAATGACCAGGTCAAGAAATACTTCGTGACTTCATATTA CACCTGCCTCAAGTCCCAGGTGGTGGACCTCAAGGCCGAAGGGTATTGGGAGGAGCTGATGGATACCACACGGCCGGACATCGAGGTCAAGGACTG gTTCGCAGCCAGGCCAGATTGCGGGTCCAAGTACCAGCTGTGCGTTCAGCTCCTGTCGTCCGCGCACGCGCCTCTGGGGACCTTCCAGCCAGACCCGGCAACCATCCAGCAGAAGAGCGATGCCAAGTGGAGGGAG GTCTCCCACACATTCTCCAACTATCCGCCCGGCGTCCGCTACATCTGGTTTCAGCACGGCGGCGTGGACACTCATTACTGGGCCGGCTGGTACGGCCCGAGGGTCACCAACAGCAGCATCACCATCGGGCCCCCGCTGCCCTGA
- the LOC105473158 gene encoding F-box only protein 44 isoform X2: protein MAVGNINELPENILLELFTHVPARQLLLNCRLVCSLWRDLIDLVTLWKRKCLREGFITEDWDQPVADWKIFYFLRSLHRNLLHNPCAEEGFEFWSLDVNGGDEWKVEDLSRDQRKEFPNDQVRSQARLRVQVPAVRSAPVVRARASGDLPARPGNHPAEERCQVEGGLPHILQLSARRPLHLVSARRRGHSLLGRLVRPEGHQQQHHHRAPAALTPPEPPSAEP, encoded by the exons ATGGCTGTGGGGAACATCAACGAGCTGCCCGAGAACATCCTGCTGGAGCTGTTCACGCATGTGCCCGCCCGCCAGCTGCTGCTGAACTGCCGCCTGGTCTGCAGCCTCTGGCGGGACCTCATCGACCTGGTGACCCTCTGGAAGCGCAAGTGCCTGCGAGAGGGCTTCATCACCGAGGACTGGGACCAGCCCGTGGCCGACTGGAAGATCTTCTACTTCCTACGGAGCCTGCACAGGAACCTCCTGCACAACCCGTGCGCTGAAG AGGGGTTCGAGTTCTGGAGCCTGGATGTGAATGGAGGCGATGAGTGGAAGGTGGAGGATCTCTCTCGAGACCAGAGGAAGGAATTCCCCAATGACCAG gTTCGCAGCCAGGCCAGATTGCGGGTCCAAGTACCAGCTGTGCGTTCAGCTCCTGTCGTCCGCGCACGCGCCTCTGGGGACCTTCCAGCCAGACCCGGCAACCATCCAGCAGAAGAGCGATGCCAAGTGGAGGGAG GTCTCCCACACATTCTCCAACTATCCGCCCGGCGTCCGCTACATCTGGTTTCAGCACGGCGGCGTGGACACTCATTACTGGGCCGGCTGGTACGGCCCGAGGGTCACCAACAGCAGCATCACCATCGGGCCCCCGCTGCCCTGACGCCCCCTGAGCCCCCATCTGCTGAACCCTGA
- the LOC105473159 gene encoding F-box only protein 6: MDAPHPKAALDSINELPENILLELFTHVPARQLLLNCRLVCSLWRDLIDLMTLWKRKCLREGFITEDWDQPVADWKIFYFLRSLHRNLLRNPCAEEDMFAWQIDFNGGDRWKVESLPGAHGTDFPDPKVKKYFVTSYEMCLKSQLVDLVAEGYWEELLDTFRPDIVVKDWFAARADCGCTYQLKVQLTSADYFVLASFEPPPVTIQQWNNAAWTEVSYTFSDYPRGVRYILFQHGGSDTQYWAGWYGPRVTNSSIVVSHKRTRNQASSEAQPGKKHGQEEAAQSPYQAVLQIF; this comes from the exons ATGGATGCTCCCCACCCCAaggcagccctggacagcattaACGAGCTGCCCGAGAACATCCTGCTGGAGCTGTTCACGCACGTGCCCGCCCGCCAGCTGCTGCTGAACTGCCGCCTGGTCTGCAGCCTCTGGCGGGATCTCATCGACCTCATGACCCTCTGGAAGCGCAAGTGCCTGCGAGAGGGCTTCATCACCGAGGACTGGGACCAGCCCGTGGCCGACTGGAAGATCTTCTACTTCCTACGGAGCCTGCACAGGAACCTCCTGCGCAACCCGTGCGCTGAAG AGGATATGTTTGCATGGCAAATCGATTTCAATGGTGGGGACCGCTGGAAGGTGGAGAGCCTCCCTGGAGCCCACGGGACAGATTTTCCTGACCCCAAAGTCAAGAAGTATTTTGTCACATCCTACGA AATGTGCCTCAAGTCCCAGCTGGTGGACCTTGTAGCTGAGGGCTACTGGGAGGAACTACTGGACACATTCCGGCCGGACATCGTGGTTAAGGACTG GTTTGCTGCCAGAGCCGACTGTGGCTGCACCTACCAACTCAAGGTGCAGCTGACCTCAGCTGACTACTTCGTGTTGGCCTCCTTCGAGCCCCCACCTGTGACCATCCAACAGTGGAACAATGCTGCAtggacagag GTCTCCTACACCTTCTCAGACTACCCCCGGGGTGTCCGCTACATCCTCTTTCAGCACGGGGGCAGTGACACCCAGTACTGGGCAGGCTGGTATGGGCCCCGAGTCACCAACAGCAGCATCGTCGTCAGCCACAAGAGGACCAGGAACCAGGCCTCCTCCGAGGCTCAGCCTGGGAAGAAGCATGGACAGGAGGAGGCTGCCCAATCGCCCTACCAAGCTGTTCTCCAGATTTTCTGA